Proteins encoded in a region of the Veillonella parvula genome:
- a CDS encoding deoxyguanosinetriphosphate triphosphohydrolase, which translates to MNIREQIEEREVLLLSPYAAKSRDAIRDLEEAPDPLRTAFQRDRDRIIHSKCFRRLKHKTQVYIAPGDHYRTRMTHTLEVGQIGRTVARALRLNEDLVEAIAMGHDVGHTPFGHVGEYALRDMVGHFNHNEQSLRMVEVLEKHGDHQGLNLTTAVRDGIVGHTGATIPVTLEGQIIRIVDRIAYLCHDFDDAQRAGMLTAEALPFEVREHFGMTPSSMITAMVEDMVRESLDKPAISMSADVEMTMNLFRQFMFKHVYLAPALIPDRKKASHVVKNLFTHFMEHPNDMEGCETGKAFYSTRDVVDYVAGLTDQYAIKLFKQYYIPNITL; encoded by the coding sequence ATGAATATACGGGAACAAATAGAGGAGAGGGAGGTTTTACTCCTCTCTCCCTATGCAGCTAAAAGCCGTGATGCCATCCGTGATTTAGAGGAAGCACCCGATCCACTTAGAACTGCCTTTCAACGTGATCGGGACCGCATTATTCACAGTAAATGTTTTAGGCGGTTAAAGCATAAGACACAAGTTTATATTGCGCCAGGTGACCATTATCGGACGCGTATGACCCATACCCTTGAGGTAGGACAAATAGGTCGTACAGTGGCTCGTGCGTTGCGACTCAATGAAGATTTAGTAGAAGCTATCGCTATGGGTCATGATGTGGGACATACCCCATTTGGTCATGTAGGTGAATATGCGTTACGTGATATGGTTGGTCACTTTAATCATAATGAACAAAGTTTGCGTATGGTTGAGGTTTTAGAAAAGCATGGTGACCATCAAGGTCTTAATTTAACAACTGCTGTACGTGATGGCATCGTAGGTCATACAGGGGCTACAATTCCTGTGACCTTAGAAGGTCAAATTATTCGTATTGTAGACCGTATTGCGTATTTGTGCCATGATTTTGATGATGCACAGCGAGCAGGTATGTTGACGGCAGAGGCGTTGCCTTTTGAAGTGCGCGAACATTTTGGTATGACTCCATCCAGTATGATTACTGCAATGGTAGAGGATATGGTACGCGAATCCTTGGATAAGCCAGCTATATCTATGTCTGCTGATGTGGAAATGACGATGAATCTATTCCGTCAATTTATGTTTAAACATGTATATTTGGCACCAGCTTTAATTCCAGATCGCAAAAAGGCATCCCATGTGGTGAAAAATCTATTTACTCACTTCATGGAACACCCTAATGATATGGAAGGCTGTGAAACAGGTAAAGCGTTTTACTCTACACGTGATGTAGTTGATTATGTAGCAGGCTTAACAGATCAATATGCTATTAAGTTATTTAAGCAATATTATATTCCCAATATTACATTATAA
- the rpmB gene encoding 50S ribosomal protein L28 produces the protein MANLCEVCGKSTSSGMNVSHSHIRTRKTWKPNIQRVRAVVDGATKKVNVCTRCLRSNKVTRA, from the coding sequence ATGGCAAACCTTTGCGAAGTATGTGGTAAATCCACATCTAGCGGTATGAACGTGAGTCATTCTCACATTCGCACAAGAAAAACTTGGAAACCGAACATTCAAAGAGTACGGGCGGTTGTAGACGGTGCTACAAAAAAAGTAAACGTATGCACTCGCTGCCTTCGTTCTAATAAAGTTACACGCGCGTAA
- the recG gene encoding ATP-dependent DNA helicase RecG yields the protein MDERLTTIKGIGPGREKQLHKLGITNVTSLLTYFPRTYEDRRTIYRIGDLKSGMTGGVVGTVIAVQEKRPRPRLSILEVVIADGTGPLKIVLFNQGYKKNFYKKGQCIYAYGKAEFQYGSMQMNTPQMENLGDGGEPDRGIVPIYALADGVSQFVVRSTVRNWFAANHELPEILPVEVREDHHYMSRYDAFKMMHFPDSSELYEKARYQLAYEELFVMQAGLALLRNKEQCHRGPKMGPNGELMAQCIENLPFSLTGDQQRALEDIRIDMEDERPMQRLLQGDVGSGKTIVATLSLLKAIENGYQGALMAPTEILAAQHYEGIRTVCANLGITIELLTGSSTKKEKECIYEGLADGRIQMIIGTHALIQEGVNFHNLGLVIIDEQHRFGVDQRARLQQKGTYPHVLIMTATPIPRTMTLSVYGDLAVSLIKEMPPGRKPVKTYAVDSSYKERLRTFFGKEMAEGRQVYVVCPLVEESEKLDLQAAEELYLELKEYFYKAYEVGLVHGRMKPSEKDEVMNAFHRGEILLLVSTTVIEVGVNVPNATIMCVEGAERFGLSQLHQLRGRVGRGAHQSYCILVSDSKNDVSQERLKLMEQIQDGFELAEQDLLLRGSGQLFGLAQSGLPDLRVANIIKDIEILVEARKDVLDFANQFGIEKLESIMKEELEKRFGEKFLRILYN from the coding sequence ATGGATGAACGATTGACGACTATAAAGGGAATTGGTCCTGGTCGTGAGAAACAATTGCATAAATTGGGAATTACCAATGTTACATCCTTATTGACTTACTTTCCCAGAACCTATGAAGACCGGCGTACGATTTATAGAATTGGTGATTTAAAATCAGGTATGACAGGTGGTGTGGTAGGTACTGTTATTGCTGTACAAGAGAAACGACCTCGCCCTCGATTGTCTATTTTAGAGGTAGTCATTGCAGATGGCACAGGACCTTTGAAGATTGTTTTGTTCAATCAAGGGTATAAAAAGAACTTTTACAAAAAAGGACAGTGTATATATGCATATGGTAAGGCTGAGTTTCAATATGGTTCCATGCAAATGAATACACCGCAAATGGAAAATTTAGGAGATGGTGGTGAACCAGATCGAGGTATTGTTCCTATTTATGCGCTTGCTGATGGGGTATCTCAGTTTGTGGTTCGTTCAACTGTACGCAATTGGTTCGCAGCTAACCATGAATTACCAGAGATTTTACCTGTGGAGGTTCGTGAAGATCATCATTATATGAGTCGCTATGATGCTTTTAAGATGATGCATTTCCCAGACTCCTCAGAGCTCTATGAAAAGGCTCGTTATCAATTGGCCTATGAAGAGTTGTTCGTCATGCAAGCTGGCCTAGCTTTGTTGCGAAATAAAGAACAATGCCATAGAGGGCCTAAAATGGGACCAAATGGGGAACTAATGGCTCAGTGTATAGAGAATTTACCGTTTTCCTTAACAGGTGATCAACAACGAGCGTTAGAGGATATTCGTATTGATATGGAAGATGAACGACCTATGCAACGTTTGTTGCAAGGAGATGTAGGCTCTGGTAAAACTATTGTGGCTACCTTGAGTTTATTAAAAGCCATTGAAAATGGGTATCAGGGGGCATTGATGGCCCCTACGGAGATTCTAGCGGCTCAACATTACGAAGGGATACGAACTGTATGTGCTAATTTAGGTATTACTATAGAACTATTAACTGGCTCCTCTACGAAAAAAGAGAAAGAATGCATCTATGAGGGCTTAGCAGATGGCAGAATCCAAATGATCATTGGAACGCATGCTCTTATCCAAGAGGGGGTTAATTTCCATAATTTAGGCCTTGTTATCATTGATGAGCAACATCGCTTTGGTGTAGATCAACGGGCGAGATTGCAACAGAAGGGAACATATCCTCATGTACTTATCATGACGGCTACACCAATCCCTCGTACCATGACATTATCCGTATATGGAGATTTAGCAGTATCTTTAATTAAAGAAATGCCACCAGGGCGAAAACCTGTTAAAACATATGCTGTAGATAGTTCTTATAAAGAGAGATTACGCACTTTCTTTGGTAAGGAAATGGCGGAAGGGCGTCAGGTCTATGTGGTGTGCCCTCTTGTAGAAGAATCCGAAAAATTAGACTTGCAAGCCGCTGAGGAATTGTATCTAGAATTAAAAGAGTACTTTTATAAGGCCTATGAAGTGGGCCTCGTTCACGGTCGTATGAAACCGAGTGAAAAAGATGAAGTGATGAATGCCTTCCATAGGGGTGAAATTTTATTACTTGTTTCTACAACAGTTATCGAAGTGGGGGTTAATGTGCCAAATGCGACCATTATGTGCGTTGAAGGGGCAGAACGATTTGGTCTGTCTCAGCTACATCAGCTGCGGGGCCGTGTAGGTCGTGGCGCTCATCAGTCCTATTGTATTCTTGTTAGTGATTCTAAAAATGATGTAAGTCAAGAGCGTTTAAAGTTGATGGAACAAATCCAGGATGGATTTGAGCTTGCAGAGCAAGATTTATTGCTTCGCGGTTCAGGTCAATTGTTTGGATTAGCTCAATCAGGACTACCTGATTTGCGTGTTGCTAATATTATCAAAGATATTGAAATTTTAGTAGAGGCTCGTAAAGATGTACTAGATTTTGCAAATCAATTCGGAATAGAAAAATTAGAATCTATCATGAAAGAAGAATTAGAAAAAAGATTTGGTGAAAAATTTCTAAGAATATTGTATAATTAA
- a CDS encoding 4-oxalocrotonate tautomerase, translated as MPIIHVELVEGRTKEQKKQLGEAITKAAVDIVNVPADAVKVIFVDMKKDDYMEGGILRSER; from the coding sequence ATGCCAATTATTCATGTAGAGCTCGTCGAAGGGCGTACAAAAGAACAAAAGAAACAATTAGGTGAAGCAATTACAAAAGCTGCGGTTGATATCGTAAATGTTCCTGCTGATGCAGTAAAAGTTATCTTCGTAGATATGAAAAAAGACGATTATATGGAAGGCGGCATTTTGCGGTCTGAACGCTAA
- the guaB gene encoding IMP dehydrogenase gives MRDDKFGMRGLTFDDVLLIPAASDILPNQVELKTQLTRDITLNIPMISSGMDTVTESRMAIAMAREGGLGVIHKNMSIEEQAHEVDKVKRSEHGVIVDPIFLSPQNLLSDAAELMEKYKISGVPITEHGKLVGIITNRDMRFETDLSRQIGECMTKDSLVTAPEGTSLEAAKAILSEHRIEKLPLVDGDGNLKGLITIKDIEKATKYPNAAKDGSGRLLVGAAVGVSQDLYDRLDALVSAKADVIIVDTAHGHSAGVLRTLKDIKQAYPHIPVIAGNVATAAGTEALIEAGADAVKVGIGPGSICTTRVIAGIGVPQITAVYESAQVGRRYGVPIIADGGIKYSGDIAKAIAAGANVVMMGNILAGTDESPGETVIYQGRSYKVYRGMGSLGAMKLGSKDRYFQTEAKKLVPEGIEGRVPYKGMLADTIFQMVGGLRASMGYCGCHNIQEMIENTQFIQITAAGLKESHPHDVSITVEAPNYSG, from the coding sequence ATGAGAGACGATAAATTCGGTATGCGTGGACTAACTTTTGATGATGTATTATTAATACCAGCAGCTTCTGATATACTGCCTAATCAAGTAGAGTTAAAAACTCAATTAACTCGTGACATTACATTAAATATTCCTATGATTAGTTCTGGGATGGATACGGTTACTGAATCACGGATGGCGATTGCTATGGCTCGTGAAGGAGGTCTTGGCGTTATCCACAAAAATATGTCTATTGAAGAGCAAGCTCATGAAGTTGACAAGGTAAAACGCTCTGAACACGGTGTTATCGTTGATCCTATTTTCTTAAGCCCTCAAAATTTACTATCCGATGCAGCAGAACTTATGGAAAAATATAAAATTTCTGGTGTACCTATCACAGAACATGGTAAACTAGTAGGGATCATAACAAATCGCGATATGCGTTTTGAAACTGATTTAAGCCGACAAATTGGGGAATGTATGACAAAAGATTCCCTAGTTACTGCACCGGAAGGTACATCTCTTGAAGCGGCGAAAGCTATCTTAAGCGAACATCGTATTGAAAAATTACCTCTTGTAGATGGCGACGGTAACTTAAAAGGCTTAATTACGATTAAAGATATTGAAAAAGCGACTAAATATCCAAATGCAGCAAAGGATGGTAGTGGCCGATTATTAGTTGGTGCTGCAGTAGGTGTTTCTCAAGATTTGTATGATAGACTTGATGCGCTTGTATCTGCTAAAGCTGACGTAATTATTGTTGATACTGCCCATGGGCATTCTGCAGGTGTTCTTCGTACGTTGAAGGACATTAAACAAGCGTATCCTCACATTCCTGTAATTGCAGGTAATGTGGCAACTGCAGCAGGCACTGAGGCTCTTATCGAAGCCGGAGCTGATGCAGTTAAGGTTGGTATAGGACCTGGTTCTATTTGTACAACTCGTGTCATTGCTGGCATTGGGGTACCTCAAATCACAGCAGTCTATGAGTCTGCTCAAGTGGGGCGTCGCTATGGAGTTCCTATCATTGCTGATGGGGGGATTAAATATTCTGGAGATATTGCTAAAGCTATTGCGGCTGGTGCTAATGTAGTTATGATGGGTAATATTTTAGCGGGTACTGATGAAAGCCCTGGAGAAACAGTGATTTATCAAGGCCGTTCTTATAAAGTATATCGAGGCATGGGTAGTCTAGGGGCTATGAAACTCGGTAGTAAAGATCGATATTTCCAAACAGAAGCTAAGAAATTAGTTCCTGAAGGTATAGAAGGTCGTGTACCATATAAAGGTATGCTGGCCGATACAATTTTCCAAATGGTTGGTGGTTTGCGTGCAAGTATGGGGTATTGTGGATGTCATAACATCCAAGAAATGATTGAAAACACTCAATTCATTCAAATTACAGCGGCTGGTTTGAAAGAAAGTCATCCGCATGATGTAAGCATTACCGTTGAAGCACCAAATTATAGTGGTTGA
- a CDS encoding WecB/TagA/CpsF family glycosyltransferase translates to MNKRISVLSVPIDCVTMDEAVQRILQLTEQPGLHLVATANAEMVMLANENPTLHSILNNASLVVPDGAGILWAAERQGEHVPERVTGVDVTMELFKVAATHQIPVYCLGAAPGVAQRAIGNVSAQVGALNIAGIHDGFFDSAEEQEIIKSIAESKAKLVFVALGVPKQEQWIAEKLSHLDGVVAIGIGGSFDVLAGNIPRAPEWMQRNRLEWLYRLYLEPQRIGRMLAIPKFMWTVIRNK, encoded by the coding sequence TTGAATAAACGTATTTCTGTTTTATCTGTGCCTATCGATTGTGTCACAATGGATGAGGCAGTCCAACGTATTTTACAATTAACTGAACAGCCGGGGCTACATTTAGTAGCAACGGCTAATGCAGAAATGGTTATGTTGGCTAATGAAAATCCTACATTGCACTCCATATTGAATAATGCTAGTCTCGTTGTTCCCGATGGGGCTGGCATTTTGTGGGCTGCAGAGCGTCAAGGAGAACATGTGCCTGAACGCGTAACAGGTGTAGACGTAACTATGGAATTGTTTAAAGTTGCGGCGACTCATCAAATTCCTGTATACTGCTTGGGGGCGGCACCTGGTGTTGCTCAACGAGCGATTGGTAATGTATCTGCTCAGGTAGGTGCATTAAATATAGCAGGAATTCATGACGGATTCTTTGATAGTGCAGAGGAACAAGAAATCATTAAATCTATAGCTGAATCTAAGGCAAAATTGGTATTTGTTGCCTTAGGTGTGCCAAAGCAAGAACAATGGATTGCAGAAAAGTTGAGTCACCTCGATGGCGTAGTTGCCATTGGAATTGGTGGTTCCTTTGATGTCTTGGCAGGTAATATTCCTCGGGCCCCAGAATGGATGCAACGAAATCGACTTGAATGGTTGTATCGATTATATTTAGAACCTCAACGGATTGGCCGTATGTTGGCTATTCCAAAGTTTATGTGGACCGTTATTAGAAATAAATAG
- a CDS encoding phosphatidylserine decarboxylase family protein — MPTGPIIKEGFPLIGAMLIITVVLGYLGHYVIAIISFILALFFVNFFRNPKRVIPQDPDLILSPADGKIMDISDVYEDIYLHKECKKVTIFLSVFDVHANRAPIDGKITYRHYTMGSFLPAFKDDVGFENERHTICIENDRTSVLVTQIAGLLARRIVSWTDLDSVLERGQLYGMIKFGSCTELYMDKDVELFVEKGQHITGGDTVIGRLRHE; from the coding sequence GTGCCTACAGGACCAATAATTAAGGAAGGGTTTCCTCTGATAGGAGCTATGCTCATTATCACTGTGGTGTTAGGATATTTAGGACATTATGTAATTGCGATTATTTCATTTATTCTGGCATTATTTTTCGTCAATTTCTTTAGAAATCCTAAACGTGTAATCCCTCAAGATCCAGATTTGATTTTATCCCCAGCGGACGGTAAAATCATGGATATTTCTGATGTATACGAAGATATTTACTTACATAAAGAGTGTAAAAAAGTAACTATTTTCTTATCTGTTTTTGACGTGCATGCTAATCGTGCGCCTATTGATGGTAAAATTACGTACCGTCACTATACGATGGGTAGTTTCCTACCAGCATTCAAAGATGATGTAGGTTTTGAAAATGAACGTCATACTATTTGTATTGAAAATGATCGTACTTCCGTATTAGTAACGCAAATTGCGGGCCTTTTAGCAAGACGTATCGTATCTTGGACAGACCTAGATAGTGTACTTGAACGCGGTCAGTTGTACGGGATGATTAAGTTCGGTTCCTGTACTGAGCTCTATATGGATAAGGATGTAGAGTTGTTCGTGGAAAAAGGTCAACATATTACAGGCGGTGATACTGTTATCGGGAGGTTACGACATGAATAA
- the pssA gene encoding CDP-diacylglycerol--serine O-phosphatidyltransferase: MNKSIIPNLFTSANLAFGVLGITLSATNNTFCAAICILLSLVADGLDGRVARALNVAGPMGRELDSLSDVVGFGVAPAYMLYMKELNGLGWIAYVPLLAFAVLGAFRLARFNIKTDEVHGYFEGLPIPAAGCLAATYVLCGVSVPQFVLVVCMIGIGLLMVSEVKYPDFKGKSEIYINKLSIVLTAIFVIACLVYDWHTWAVMIFAGYVMFGLINGALNIVRK, from the coding sequence ATGAATAAATCTATTATTCCAAATTTATTTACTAGTGCAAATTTAGCATTTGGTGTTCTTGGTATTACGTTGTCTGCTACAAATAATACCTTCTGCGCAGCTATATGTATATTATTGTCTCTAGTAGCAGATGGGTTAGATGGTCGTGTAGCAAGAGCTTTAAACGTTGCAGGACCAATGGGCCGGGAACTTGATTCTCTGTCTGATGTAGTGGGATTTGGTGTAGCGCCTGCCTATATGCTTTATATGAAAGAATTAAATGGTTTAGGATGGATTGCATATGTGCCACTATTAGCTTTTGCAGTGCTTGGTGCATTTCGTTTAGCGCGATTTAATATTAAAACTGACGAAGTTCATGGCTATTTTGAAGGTTTACCAATTCCAGCCGCTGGATGTTTAGCGGCGACTTACGTATTGTGTGGCGTATCGGTACCTCAATTTGTGTTGGTAGTTTGTATGATTGGTATAGGTCTCCTTATGGTTAGTGAAGTTAAATATCCCGATTTTAAAGGTAAAAGTGAGATTTATATCAATAAACTTTCTATTGTACTCACAGCCATATTTGTTATAGCTTGTCTCGTGTATGATTGGCATACATGGGCCGTTATGATTTTTGCTGGCTATGTAATGTTTGGGCTTATTAACGGGGCTTTAAATATAGTGCGTAAATAG
- a CDS encoding glycosyltransferase family 2 protein, which produces MNYLLDLLLIPMQVIIVIYTVYYFILAVVGMWRSRVHKNYTPKNSFAIVVCAHNEEAVVGELVKNLRGLDYPDDLYDIFVVADNCTDKTAEVASAAGANVHVRENKQEIGKGYAMGWMFDRVEQMDRKYDAFLIFDADNLVHPQFMLEMNDHLEKGESVIQGYLNSKNPTDSWVAGTFSIAFWMVNHMWHLAKYRLGLSTALGGTGMCIRTSIIREYGWDCNSLTEDMEFSMKLLTHGIRTCWGHDAIVYDEKVTTMMASCRQRLRWAQGQFDCAGRYIPKLFAIGIKTGNIMILDGIFQVSQPYFLLLTTVYLVLSYINAYTPIYTNILYQIMPMSVWTIIGVGQYLFPLIVLLKIKVPPKIWFYYLLYPLFVYSWIPVNILGWFRRHNKVWSHTVHTRAVGLDDVKLTRMGNMNKNEK; this is translated from the coding sequence ATGAATTACCTACTGGATCTATTACTGATTCCTATGCAGGTAATAATCGTAATTTATACGGTTTATTATTTTATACTCGCTGTCGTAGGTATGTGGCGATCGCGAGTACATAAAAATTATACCCCTAAAAATTCCTTTGCCATCGTTGTATGCGCTCATAATGAGGAAGCTGTTGTTGGTGAGTTAGTTAAAAACTTACGTGGCCTAGATTATCCTGATGATCTATACGATATTTTTGTAGTTGCCGATAACTGTACAGATAAGACTGCGGAAGTAGCAAGTGCTGCTGGCGCTAATGTACATGTACGTGAAAATAAACAAGAAATAGGTAAAGGTTATGCCATGGGGTGGATGTTTGATCGGGTAGAACAAATGGATCGGAAATATGATGCATTCCTGATTTTTGATGCCGATAATTTAGTACACCCTCAATTTATGTTAGAAATGAATGATCATCTTGAAAAAGGTGAGTCTGTAATTCAAGGTTACTTGAACTCTAAAAATCCAACTGACTCTTGGGTAGCCGGTACGTTCTCCATAGCCTTTTGGATGGTTAACCATATGTGGCATTTAGCAAAATATCGTCTTGGATTATCTACGGCCTTAGGTGGTACAGGCATGTGTATTCGTACATCTATTATTCGCGAATACGGTTGGGATTGCAATAGCTTAACCGAAGATATGGAATTTTCCATGAAACTATTGACTCATGGTATCCGTACTTGTTGGGGGCATGATGCTATCGTATATGATGAAAAGGTTACGACTATGATGGCTTCTTGCAGACAGCGTTTACGATGGGCTCAGGGGCAATTTGACTGTGCGGGTCGATATATTCCTAAATTATTTGCTATTGGTATCAAAACAGGGAATATTATGATTTTGGATGGTATATTCCAAGTGAGTCAACCTTATTTCTTATTGTTGACAACCGTATACTTGGTGTTATCCTACATCAATGCGTATACTCCAATTTATACAAATATTTTGTATCAAATTATGCCTATGTCTGTATGGACAATTATAGGTGTTGGTCAATATCTATTCCCATTAATTGTATTGTTGAAAATCAAGGTACCACCAAAGATTTGGTTCTACTATTTACTATATCCATTATTTGTTTACTCTTGGATTCCAGTAAATATTTTAGGGTGGTTCCGCCGTCATAATAAGGTATGGTCTCATACAGTCCATACGAGAGCTGTGGGCTTAGATGATGTTAAATTAACACGTATGGGCAATATGAATAAGAATGAAAAATAG
- the surE gene encoding 5'/3'-nucleotidase SurE, producing the protein MHILMCNDDGILADGLRHLASYLSQYYRITVVAPANEQSAKSHALTTEVPLKLDACKGEDENPRLYALTGTPSDCMKFGLSYLLTDDMPDLVISGINHGFNLGSDVLYSGTVSAAMESGFYGIPGLALSVERYSVERGDEMHPFIHELIEKIYVAGQFSGLLNVNFPLRGTCDWDHFKMVSQGLQTYSNIIEARINSRGQDYYWLAGELDYGAESVPTDVEFARKGYITGVALTWKQQCDTDMKRVQNILDEI; encoded by the coding sequence ATGCATATTTTAATGTGTAATGACGATGGCATTTTAGCAGATGGTTTACGTCATCTTGCATCGTATTTAAGTCAATATTATAGAATTACCGTTGTAGCACCTGCTAATGAGCAAAGTGCTAAATCCCATGCATTGACAACCGAGGTTCCATTGAAATTAGATGCTTGCAAAGGCGAGGATGAAAATCCTCGCCTTTATGCTCTAACGGGAACGCCGTCCGATTGCATGAAGTTCGGTCTCAGTTATTTATTGACTGATGATATGCCAGATCTTGTAATTTCTGGAATTAATCATGGATTTAATTTAGGCTCTGATGTATTGTATTCCGGCACTGTTTCGGCAGCTATGGAAAGTGGGTTTTACGGTATTCCCGGTTTAGCATTATCTGTTGAGAGATATTCTGTTGAACGGGGAGACGAGATGCATCCATTTATACATGAATTGATTGAGAAAATTTATGTGGCGGGCCAGTTTAGCGGTTTACTAAATGTGAACTTCCCATTACGTGGTACATGTGATTGGGACCATTTTAAAATGGTGAGCCAAGGCTTACAAACCTACAGTAATATTATTGAAGCTCGCATTAATTCAAGAGGACAGGATTATTATTGGTTAGCTGGCGAGCTAGACTATGGTGCTGAAAGTGTTCCTACAGATGTAGAATTTGCCCGTAAAGGCTATATTACAGGTGTCGCACTTACATGGAAACAACAATGTGATACGGATATGAAAAGGGTTCAAAATATTTTAGATGAAATATAA
- the acpS gene encoding holo-ACP synthase — translation MKLGNDIIEIDRIRQAIEKSSSFKARVYTIHEIEYCKSRNKGCYESFAGIYAAKEAFIKALGTGMRHGSWQDIEIYHDEWGAPLIRLQDTFKDIYETSGYTDIHVSISHCKDYAMSTVILEGV, via the coding sequence ATGAAATTAGGGAATGATATTATAGAGATTGACCGTATACGTCAAGCTATAGAGAAATCAAGTTCATTTAAAGCGCGCGTTTATACGATTCATGAGATTGAATATTGTAAAAGTCGGAATAAAGGATGCTACGAATCCTTTGCCGGTATATATGCTGCAAAAGAGGCTTTTATTAAAGCTTTAGGTACAGGGATGAGGCATGGATCATGGCAAGATATAGAGATTTATCATGATGAATGGGGCGCACCCTTAATTCGTTTACAAGATACTTTCAAAGATATTTACGAAACATCAGGTTATACTGATATTCATGTATCGATTAGTCATTGCAAGGATTATGCAATGAGTACAGTTATACTTGAAGGAGTATAA